One Euphorbia lathyris chromosome 1, ddEupLath1.1, whole genome shotgun sequence DNA segment encodes these proteins:
- the LOC136206294 gene encoding pentatricopeptide repeat-containing protein At3g26540, with product MSAASILDRLLSNRTPNSQSQQSTVNALTNTIFTHLKANRLQKAVSILFASPFPVPYSLYARLFQLCSSSLAVVEARKVESHLVTFSQTPPTFLLNRAIETYGKCGCLAYAKELFDKMPQKDGGTWNAMITAYTKCGSPDRALYLFKDMNWKGFQPNEITFASVLGSCGDVLEFSFARQIHGLVVKYGFNRNVILGSALVDVYGKCNAMNEALSMFDEIENCNDVTWNVIIRRYLEAGNEIEAVIMFFKMFKTDIRPFNFTFSNALSACTAIYALKEGMQIHGVAVKLNLEEDKAVSSSLCNMYAKCGKIESARMIFDLPGSRDLISWTSIVSAYAMNGRTREARELFEDMPEQNVISWNAMLAGYTHSLQWEEALEFVHLMFRTTEEIDHVTLGLLLNVCAGLSDIEKGKQVHGFIYRHGFNSNILVGNSLIDMYGKCGNMKSARLWFSQMSRSRDSISWNALLTSYARHHQSEQAILIFGDMQWETKPSKYTFGTLLGACANVFALDQGKQIHGFMIRNGYDLDMVIRGVLLDMYSKCNCLAYALSVFREAASRNLVLWNSMILGCCHNKRAEEVLKLFRLMNEEGVKPDHVTFQGILLACMYEGQVRLAKKYFNSMVDEYCIIPRLEHYECMIELFSRYRCKKELKNFIKRMPFDPTVPMLTRVFDVCKEHRWSTLGKWAAEKLNELNPETPFQFEIRDGTKAGKL from the coding sequence ATGAGTGCAGCTTCAATACTTGATCGTCTCCTCTCCAACAGAACCCCCAATTCGCAGTCCCAACAGTCCACTGTCAATGCATTAACCAACACAATCTTTACTCACCTCAAAGCCAATCGCCTCCAAAAAGCTGTTTCAATTTTGTTTGCATCCCCTTTCCCTGTACCCTATTCCCTATATGCCCGTCTCTTCCAGCTTTGCTCTTCTTCTCTTGCTGTTGTGGAGGCTCGAAAAGTTGAATCGCATTTGGTAACCTTCTCCCAAACACCACCTACCTTTCTCCTCAATCGTGCGATTGAAACTTATGGAAAATGTGGGTGCTTGGCCTATGCGAAGGAACTGTTTGACAAAATGCCCCAAAAAGACGGTGGGACTTGGAATGCAATGATTACAGCTTACACAAAATGTGGGAGTCCGGATAGAGCTTTGTATTTGTTCAAGGACATGAATTGGAAAGGGTTTCAGCCGAATGAGATCACATTTGCCAGTGTTTTGGGATCATGTGgtgatgttttggaattttcttTTGCAAGGCAAATTCACGGGCTTGTTGTGAAATATGGGTTTAATAGGAATGTGATTTTAGGCAGTGCTCTTGTTGATGTGTACGGGAAGTGTAATGCTATGAATGAAGCATTGTCTATGTTTGATGAGATTGAGAATTGTAATGATGTTACTTGGAATGTAATCATTAGGCGTTATCTTGAGGCAGGAAATGAAATTGAGGCAGTGATTATGTTTTTTAAGATGTTCAAAACAGATATAAGACCATTCAATTTTACCTTTTCTAATGCTCTTAGTGCTTGTACAGCTATATATGCATTGAAAGAGGGGATGCAGATTCATGGAGTTGCAGTAAAGCTGAATTTGGAGGAGGACAAAGCAGTTTCAAGTAGTCTTTGTAATATGTATGCTAAGTGTGGGAAAATTGAGAGTGCTCGTATGATTTTTGACCTACCGGGTTCAAGAGATTTGATATCTTGGACATCTATTGTGTCAGCTTATGCAATGAATGGGAGGACAAGAGAGGCAAGGGAACTTTTTGAAGACATGCCTGAACAGAATGTGATCTCGTGGAACGCTATGTTAGCAGGGTATACTCATTCTCTCCAATGGGAAGAGGCCCTGGAATTTGTTCATTTAATGTTCAGGACAACAGAAGAGATTGACCATGTCACACTGGGACTGCTGTTGAATGTTTGTGCTGGACTTTCAGATATTGAAAAGGGAAAGCAAGTTCACGGATTCATTTATCGACACGGTTTCAATTCCAACATTCTTGTTGGTAATTCCCTTATTGACATGTATGGCAAGTGTGGGAACATGAAAAGTGCCAGACTTTGGTTTTCTCAAATGAGTCGATCCCGGGATAGCATTTCCTGGAACGCTCTTTTGACAAGCTATGCACGTCACCACCAAAGTGAACAAGCTATATTGATTTTCGGAGATATGCAATGGGAAACAAAACCAAGTAAATATACATTTGGAACTCTCTTGGGAGCTTGTGCTAATGTTTTTGCACTTGATCAAGGAAAACAAATACATGGGTTCATGATCAGAAATGGCTATGATTTAGATATGGTGATAAGAGGAGTTCTACTTGATATGTATTCTAAATGCAATTGTCTTGCATATGCTCTTAGTGTCTTCAGAGAGGCAGCTTCACGGAATTTGGTTCTTTGGAACTCCATGATTTTGGGGTGTTGTCATAATAAAAGGGCTGAAGAGGTACTTAAATTGTTTCGACTGATGAACGAGGAAGGAGTTAAACCAGACCATGTCACTTTTCAGGGTATTTTGCTTGCTTGTATGTATGAAGGACAGGTTCGGTTGGCAAAGAAGTATTTCAATTCAATGGTTGATGAGTATTGTATAATACCCCGGTTAGAACACTACGAATGTATGATAGAACTCTTCAGTAGGTATAGGTGCAAGAAAGAACTAAAGAATTTTATTAAAAGGATGCCATTTGATCCCACTGTTCCAATGCTCACAAGAGTTTTTGATGTGTGTAAAGAGCATAGATGGTCAACTTTGGGGAAATGGGCTGCTGAAAAACTTAATGAATTGAATCCTGAAACTCCTTTTCAATTTGAAATCAGGGATGGAACCAAAGCAGGCAAGCTGTGA
- the LOC136206286 gene encoding protein EARLY RESPONSIVE TO DEHYDRATION 15-like, which yields MALVSGGRSTLNPDAPLFIPAAYRQVEDFSPEWWQLVTTSTWYRDYWLSQHQDAEGFYDNAEDNISFDGHDVADLLPDTFDLDAGEYFSSLDVQFDSCESGVENKSAPYNGVQKNGFDLGVEAPKKDASLLKSLD from the exons ATGGCACTTGTCTCAGGAGGAAGGTCAACACTAAACCCAGATGCCCCTCTCTTTATTCCTGCTGCTTACCGGCAAGTGGAAGATTTCTCCCCTGAATGGTGGCAACTGGTTACCACTTCAACATGGTACAGGGATTACTGGCTCAGTCAGCATCAGGACGCAGAAGGTTTCTATGATAATGCTGAGGATAATATCAGTTTCGATGGTCACGATGTAGCTGATTTACTGCCTGATACATTTGATCTTGATGCTGGTGAATATTTCTCTAGTTTGGATGTTCAATTTGACTCTTGTGAAAGCGGGGTAGAAAATAAATCAGCTCCTTACAATGGTGTGCAGAAAAACG GCTTTGATCTTGGAGTTGAGGCACCCAAAAAAGATGCAAGCTTGTTGAAGTCTTTGGATTAA
- the LOC136206276 gene encoding GTP-binding protein BRASSINAZOLE INSENSITIVE PALE GREEN 2, chloroplastic: MVGGLIETEMSVLLSTATAASSSFNLLNNNQVSAANCIFTGLSIQTNKLNNNRFSFVPLAVKNQSAVELKEGNYAKIARRRDLVLSEGREEDGDYGQICPGCGIFMQDNDPNLPGYYQEKRVTFEGDELGEDKDEEEEEIEDDIEGFEVTFQGKDEDDFENGIEGSASDKDDVEEGDEFDWDSDEIEAMLENKDDDGDDLDGFTPAGVGYGNITEEIIEKQRRKKEERKISKAERKRKAREARKDKDQVTVCARCHSLRNYGQVKNQTAENLIPDFDFDRLVATRLIKPSGNANATVVIMVVDCVDFDGSFPKRAAMSLFKALEGTKNDPKASKKLPKLVLVATKVDLLPSQISPTRLDRWVRHRARAGGAPKLSGVYLVSSYKDLGVKNLLSFVKELAGPRGHVWVIGAQNAGKSTLINALAKKEGVKVSKLTEAPVPGTTLGILRIGGILSAKAKMYDTPGLLHPYLMSMRLNREEQKLVEIRKELKPRTYRVKSGQAVHVGGLVRLDLNQASVTTIYITVWASASVSLHLGKIENADEFWRNHVGVRLQPPVGKDRAAELGEWEEREIKVTGTSWDVKSIDIAVAGLGWISLGLKGEATLTLWSYDGIEISLREPLVLDRAPFLERPGFWLPKAISDALGKQTKLESQKRKELEEEN, encoded by the exons ATGGTTGGGGGTTTAATAGAAACAGAAATGTCAGTTTTGTTATCTACAGCTACAGCAGCCAGTTCGAGCTTCAATCTTCTTAACAATAATCAAGTATCAGCTGCAAACTGTATTTTCACAG GCTTGAGTATACAGACCAACAAACTGAACAACAATAGATTTTCATTTGTTCCTTTAGCTGTTAAGAATCAATCAGCGGTTGAATTAAAAGAAggaaattatgctaaaattgcTCGAAGAAGAGACCTAGTTTTGAGTGAGGGAAGAGAGGAAGATGGGGATTATGGCCAAATTTGCCCTGGTTGTGGGATCTTTATGCAAGATAATGACCCAAACCTTCCTGGGTATTATCAGGAAAAAAGAGTTACCTTTGAAGGAGATGAATTAGGAGAGGATAAGgacgaggaggaggaggaaattGAAGATGACATTGAAGGGTTTGAGGTTACATTCCAAGGCAAAGATGAAGATGATTTTGAGAATGGAATTGAGGGAAGTGCTAGTGACAAGGATGATGTGGAAGAGGGTGATGAATTCGATTGGGACTCGGATGAAATTGAAGCAATGTTAGAGAATAAAGATGATGATGGAGATGATTTAGATGGCTTTACTCCTGCTGGTGTTGGGTACGGTAACATTACAGAGGAGATAATAGAGAAACAAAGgaggaaaaaggaagaaaggaaaataTCAAAAGcagaaaggaaaaggaaagctAGGGAGGCTAGAAAGGACAAGGATCAAGTTACAGTTTGTGCTCGGTGTCATTCACTGCGGAACTATGGTCAGGTTAAGAACCAAACAGCTGAAAATCTGATACCGGATTTCGATTTTGATAGATTGGTAGCAACTAGGTTGATCAAACCTAGTGGTAATGCAAATGCAACTGTTGTTATCATGGTTGTTGATTGTGTTGATTTTGATGGCTCGTTTCCTAAACGAGCGGCGATGTCATTGTTCAAGGCACTTGAAGGAACCAAGAATGATCCTAAAGCTAGCAAAAAGTTGCCTAAGCTGGTTCTCGTAGCGACAAAAGTTGATCTCCTTCCATCTCAAATTTCTCCTACTAGATTAGATAGATGGGTTAGGCATCGAGCTAGAGCAGGAGGAGCACCCAAGCTAAGTGGTGTTTATTTGGTTAGTTCTTATAAGGATTTGGGTGTGAAGAATTTGTTGTCATTTGTCAAGGAATTGGCTGGTCCTCGAGGGCATGTATGGGTTATTGGAGCTCAAAATGCAGGCAAGTCTACTCTAATAAATGCATTGGCAAAGAAAGAAGGGGTCAAAGTATCAAAGCTCACCGAAGCTCCAGTTCCTGGAACAACTCTCGGAATTCTAAGGATTGGAGGAATTTTATCTGCCAAGGCAAAGATGTATGATACTCCAGGGCTTCTGCACCCGTATCTAATGTCCATGAGATTGAATCGAGAAGAGCAAAAATTGGTTGAAATACGGAAGGAGCTAAAGCCACGAACATATAGGGTGAAG AGTGGACAAGCTGTTCATGTTGGTGGCTTGGTGCGGTTGGACCTTAATCAGGCTTCTGTCACCACTATTTACATCACAGTTTGGGCATCGGCGAGTGTTTCCCTGCACTTGGGCAAAATAGAAAATGCCGACGAATTCTGGAGAAACCATGTTGGTGTTAGGTTGCAG CCTCCAGTTGGCAAAGACAGAGCAGCTGAGTTGGGGGAATGGGAAGAGAGGGAAATCAAAGTGACAGGCACAAGCTGGGATGTAAAAAGCATTGATATTGCAGTTGCTGGATTAGGTTGGATTTCTTTGGGTCTCAAGGGTGAAGCAACCCTGACATTGTGGAGCTACGATGGCATTGAAATCAGTTTGAGAGAACCGTTGGTCCTTGACCGAGCACCGTTCCTTGAGAGACCCGGTTTCTGGCTACCAAAGGCTATATCTGATGCCcttggaaaacaaactaaactTGAATCCCAAAAGAGGAAAGAGCTTGAAGAGGAAAACTAG